The genomic DNA GAAGAACAGGTTGTTATTATGGGGGAGACTTGGTGAGGCTTACAACAGACTGGCTAGGGAATGCAAGGAGGAAGCTTTCTAGGGTGCCTCGCAGGGGGTTTTCGTTTTTTCAGGGTGGAGTGGGCAGATTGactggggcaggggtgggggtgtcGAGGTCCTGGTGGAGATGCCGTCTGCATGCTGAGGTAGCTAAGATGCACAGGTGAGGAAATGGGCTTGGGAAGGAGAGCTTGTGGAGAACCAGCCTTTAGGGTCAGGTGCTTTTTTTCAACTTCCTTCCAGAGCCCCTACTCAAATCTGTCCTCAATCTGCATTCATGCCTTCTATCTGGAACATTCCACATCCcccctgagtgtgtgtgtgtgggggggggcattggAGATGGGAGACTGAGAATGCTGATGAGGTAGCAAGCCTcatgtgtccactgttgattaatCCTTGAGGAAAAGGAGCCAGATGGGATGATAATTTGAGAGGAGAGGCAAGACCACACACAGGATGCTGCGTGAAGATGCCGGGCGGTGTAAGCAGGTTGGTACTGAGGGGGAAAGGATAGCGAGGAGAGTCTGAGCCGGGAAAGAGATCCAGGAGAGGTCACTGAAGAACAAGGATTCTGGGGACACAGAACGGACCCCAGGGCACAAGGAGAGAAGAGCTGGTTCGAGAGTAAAGAAACATTGCTTTCTCTGATTTAAGATGGAAGAGAAGGATGAGTACGTTCTATTGGGAGTCTAATCCCTTAGGCTCGGGGTTTAAAAACAAATCTCTCTGAAGGATCACACCATCTTATCAGCAATTTACACCTCAATACAAGTAATTTCCAGACCATTTCTGACTGCTAGTCTGTGTAAGGAGAGGGGATGGGGCCCAAACCGGTGAAGGCGCAGGGGACATTCCAAAATGCAGGGCTTCCAAGCCAGTTAAGAGCAGAGCTAGGAAGGAACCTTTTCTTCTAAGAGGGTCTCCTCAGAGATCGCGGGGAACCCCCTGGCCCTTTGACCGGAAGGTTGAGAACTGGCACCCAGGTCTTCTTTCACTGGCAGGTTGGTGGGGGAGCGGCGGCGCATTGCTGGGTTTCTGCAACAAGACTCAGCCTGCAGCAGCCCGCCCCCATTGGGGGGGCTCTTAAAAGGGCAATGTCAGAGGCATCGCCTTCAGCTGCGTCGGGGGCTGGTGCAGATGGGGGTACTACAAGGTCGCACCCCTCTTCTGCCCACCTGGAAGGGGCTTTTGGGGAAGCCCATGCTGGGAGGTGACGGGGAGTGGAACAGGCCCCTCATCCTGGCACAGGCTCTGACATGCAGCACATTTCTCTGGAGCCCATCCCAGCCTTGCCTGTCAGACTCATCTGGGAGCGCAGCCAGGGCCGCCCTAGGCCCCCCGTGGGAGGTATTGGGGTTGGGGGAGGTGTTCTCTACACCAAGGGTAAACCAGAAGGGCTTCCCGGAAGGAAACGCGGGGCAGGTGACAAGGTGTAAGGGAGTTTGCCTGCCCAGCTACTGGACAGATGGGAGGGTCTCTAACTCACACTGGGTGCTCGCAGTCCTGGGTCCAGCAGGTCTGGCTCCTAGTTTCCAGTCGACTCTGCTGGTACAGGCCGGACACCAGGTCCCAGTACTTCTGCCTGCTTGAAGCACCCAGAACTGCATCTTGAACCCCGAATTTCTGGGTGTGGGAACTAAGAGCTAGCGAGGGACCCAGGGTTCTGACTCACTCCACTGGGCCTCTGGGGCTTGTTTGCTGAGGTAACCTGGGTAGATGAGGTTGGAAATGGCGCAGCCAAGGTGCCAGGGATGAGGGCATCAACTGTAGGCTGCGGAGGCAACTACCTGGgtggagttcaaggttatctggGCCTGGTCCCAACTGCTCAGCCTTCCAGGTGGGTCAGCCCATCCTAAACAAGGCTTGCATCAACCCAAGCCACTGCTCCAGGGAGAGAAGTCTGGTTGTCAGCTCACTGTGGAGGAAGACGGGCCACACCTTCCCAGTAGACTATGGGTTCTTTGAGAGCAATGactgtatctctttctttttgcaaGTTCTGCTCCCACAGGGCCTGGCAACAGGGTTAGACTATATGCCCACCTGCCAACTTGTTCTTTTATGTGACCTTTGGGGAGGAACCTCTGCCAGCCATTCTCTCCTTCACTAGTATTATTCTCTCCTCTTGCTTCACACCACTTGGTCCAGAGCAATCTCACTAGCTGGGCTCCTGGGCAAGTAGGTTCACATAGCGAGTCTGcacagggcacagaggggaaggcTGAAGTGGTGACTGTGGCTGCTCAGTGTCCAAGGTTGGCAAGCTTCAGAAAGTATGAAAGGCGAGTCAGCCAGGGCACAGGAAGCAGGAACTGGTGAAGCAGAACCCACTTTTGAGCTCCCATAATGCTTTTGGGGTCCAGGAGAACCAAAAGCACACACCAGCTACATACAGGAAGGCATCAGGAGACTGACGCGGGAGTGGGGGAGACGGCTGTGGAGACCAAGGCCAAGCTAAGAGCGCTGGattgaaaggtgtgcgccaccagcaCCTGGCTCACCTAAAGGTTCTCCGTGAACATCTAGGTGGGGCACAAACAGCCCTCTGCTCACTGTGTGAACTGCCTTTCTTCAAACAGCTAAGGCTAGGAGAATGGGAATGTCTGATCCTGGATAACAAACAGGAGCAGCCTGCTCTTTTGTCCTCTTGCCCTGGCTTTGTTATCCCAGGGCTGAGGGCAATGGACTACAAAACCTGCCTGGGGGCCCAGCTGGCACAGCAGGCAAGGCGGGAAAGCCGCTGTGGTCTCCCTTTCAGACGCCCAGTTTGACAGGTTTTCAGAAGCAAGATTAATAGGGGTGCCCCAACTGGAAAACTGTGCATAGGGCCTCTTTCCTTCGTACCAGGCCCGGGGAAGGTGTTGCGTGGGGACTAAGACCACTGAGCTGAAGGTTCCTAAGTGACCAGCCGGGTCACACTCCGGCTCTCCACCTTCCAGTAAATAACAAAGGGAAAGTTGGCTAGGCCAGGACTACCACCTGGCCACACTGCCTGGCTCTCCCTCCACAACAGGTATAATCATGTCCCACCCTACCTTCTGGAACCAAGCAAAGATAAAAGGGAGAAGCTCGAGGAAGTACCTTAACCTGCTAGGAGGCAGGCACTAGGCTGACCTAAGGTGTTATTAGAGCGGAGGGGCGCAGATCTCAGATGAAAGGCAGATCAAGAAGAACGCCTCACCACCACCTTCCCCAGGGGGCGGGTGCCTGGCTATTAGGGCACCAGTGGGAGAGCGGGGAGCACACATTCTCCCTGCGCTCCTGTGTCCTGCGGTCTACCTGGAGCCTCTGCTGCTGCAGCAAGGAGCTTCTGTACAGTGCTGTCCCCAACTGGATACAGTGTGTGGTGcgggcctttgatcccagcacgtgggtggcagaggtaggaggagcaccgtgagttcaaggccaccctgagactacacagtgaattccaggtcagcctgggctagagcaagaccctaccttgagaaaccacaaaaaaggggaggggagtcGGCTAGCATGTTCAGCCTTCCTTTCCACAGAGCCCTTCCTAGGGAACACAGGTGCAAGGAGACTTTTGCACAGTATGAGTCTCTAAGCTACTCTACCCCACTGCCTTTATGTAAGAGTGAAGTTACAGTCTTCTTCTGGCCCTTGTCCTGCAAGCTTGTGTTAAGACTCCAGGTTTAAAACAAAACCTTTACTAAGTCCGTCCTGCTCATGGGCTAGCCTGCTCAAAGGAAGCTCCTGAGGAGAACAGTTCAGTCCCAGTGGGAAGGGGTTCAAGCCTGGGGAGGAGGCCGAAGAAGTCTCACGCCCTCCCCAGAGATGCTTTATTGCATGGTTTCGCCAGTCATTAATGAGAAGACCCTCAGCCCAACAAGAGGAAGACACCTGCACGGCACAGGGCAGATGGGTTCCCTCCGGCTGGGCAGTCACACAGGCATGGCAAGGAGCAACGCTGGGACTCCCTGCTCCGGGTAGGTCCCAAGGTCCTGGCCGACACACAGGAAGCCTGGCGGATCTGCAGCGAGGAATGTTCAGGCGTCAGTGACCTCCATGCTCTGCAGCTTGCTTTCCAAGGCGACCTCTCCCGCTACCACCTTCCTCTTGCTCCCCTCATGCTGCTTCTTCTGCTTCTTGGATGGCTCCTGGTCAATGGGTGCGGGCTTCACAAAGGGGATCAGTTCTTGGAGTCCTGCCAGAGAAGAGCCAACCAAATgacctgtcacttctcagccaaagcccaaggacctcaggGGAGAATTCAACAAGACAATGATCCCTTTGAATGAAGAGGGACTGGCTTCTTGACTCTTTGCTTCCATAGtctgaggttttattttttcagagagagagaaaaagggagggggggtggctggagagatggcttagcagttaagtgcttgcctgtgaagcctaaggaccccggttcgaggctcgatttcccaggacccatgttagccagatgcacaagggggtgcacgcatctggaatttgtttgcagtggctggaggccctggcacgcccattctcccccccccccccgcctctttctttctctgttgctctcaaataagttaataaaaataaacaaaaattaaaaaagagagagaaaactggtacaccaggacctcagccacagcaatcaaactccagatgcctgtgcctcccagtggacatgtacaactttgtacatgcctcacatgggatctggagacttgaacatgggtccttgggcttcacaggtaagcgccttaaccgctaagccatctctccagccacccacaatGTGAGTTTTAGAATTTGAGTATCACATCCATATTGGCTACTTTCTCAGTACCACAGGGTGGGCAGAGTTTTGGTGACCATGTGCCATTTGGCACATTCCACAAGGGGCCTTGCTGAGAAGAGTGTGaagacagaagaggaagaagaggagccgTACCTGGTGGCATGAACTCCTTCAACTTCTCTGGCACAATAATGCCCTTTTCTGTCTGGTAGTTCTCCAGGATGGCGCAGATGGTCCGAGTGGTGGCGCACATGGTCGCATTGAGCATGTGGACAAACTCCACCTGGAAAGAGAGGGTTCCCAGGGGAAAGTTAGATTCAACCCTTGGCAGGTCTTCCTGATGAccagaaaatcatccatttaGTAAGAACGCCCCCAATCCAAAGATGGCTTCTGCCCATCATCAACTTTGTAGAACTTGAATTGTTTGGTGTCACTGCCTATCAGATAACTCCAGGAAGGTGCCTCACATCTGCATGCGTGACAAGTGGTAGACCCCAATATTTTGAGGGGAGTTGGTGGGAAGGCAGACACCACTACTGTGGTCCCTCCTTTTAACCCAAGCCAAACCCGACTTGGAACAGATCAGGGTCTGGAGACTAGGCTTAAGAGATGAGCTTACAACCCGACCTTCTTGGGCGAAAAGAGGGAAGACACTGCCTCCAACTTGATCTGTGTAGGTAAACGGAGATTATTCTTTCTCTGGAGTTAAGGAAAACAAAGCCAAAGAGAGAAAAGCTTGGATTACCTTGCAGAATAGAGCTAGACTCAGGTTTCCACCTACAAGATTCTGGTCCTGACTTGGCAGAAGTCATTTCCAGTTTCTCTTTTGGGTCTCAAATGAGCTAAAATGTTCccatggtgctgggaattaaCATGATCCCATGGCTGAGAAGCCGGATGACGTGCCCTGCAATGAACCCCGCTGCCCACCTTGCCGGCGACCACCTACCTTGTCCATCATCTTCTTGGTCTGTCCGTATCGGATTCGGAGGCGGcgagcctgataatcagtgcaATTAGAACAGGAGACCAACTCACGGAAGGCGCCTGAGCCTGGAAACCAGGCCTCCAGGTCCAGCTTCTTACTGGCAGCGTGATTCAAAGAGCCTGTAAGGAAAACCCTCTGGAATTCAGGAAGGAGGGGTGGGATTTCAGAAAGTCCACCTCCACTATCCCCAGAAGTGAAATTTCACCCAGATATCACTGCCCAGTGCTCCCAGGGGTTACGGGTGTGACATCTTAATGAATGTGGGGAATGAGTTGGACTGAAGGCTGGCTGGCTGCGTGTGGTGGTTCAGCTGGGGAGAGTAGCAACTGTGAGGTGTAGGAAAGAGACTGAAAAGATGAGGAGTTCCCTACCTGAGACAATATTCACAATGTGGTAAGGGATTCCCAAAGACTGGTAGAAGTCTTCTGCAGTAGCAATCATCTCTTCAAACATCTCCCAGGACTTGTTGTCATGAGGTGACGAGTACACAAACTGCTCAATCTACGGAgggacacaggaggcagagacagcagtgAGGAGCAAGTAAACCGAAGGACTCAAGTATCCTAGCAATGACGATCCAGTCCCACACTACTGGGAGACGCCAGGCTCAGGCCCCAGGAAGAAGGACCAGTGCTCAACTACAAGAGACTGCAATAACCAGAACAACTGAGTCTATAGAGCCACCAGAGACCTGGTTTCAACATATATTAAGTAGTTCAATGTTCACAGTCAACCCAGGGGAGTGGATTCCATCATTTCCTCACTTCAAAGTGGTGCAAACTGAGCAGAGAGGCTCAGCAACTGGTCCACAGCGATACAGCTGCTAGGGGTAGAGTTGGCATGTGGGTTTAGGCAGCCTGGTCCCAGTCTGAGCTCAAAGCCACTCCACACATCCCCCAGGCTCTTCCCTGTGAAGATGTCAACAATGAGAGGAAAAGCTGGACCATTGGGGCTCTGGGAACACAGATCCTCTCGTCTGTGACCATCCAGACAGGAAGGCGGAAGTTCTGTACCCCTTACTCTGACCTACTCACCTTCTCAAACTGATGCACTCGAAAGATGCCTCGGGTATCACGGCCGTGGGAGCCCACCTCCTGGCGAAAACAGGTGGACAGGCCAGCATACTTGATGGGCAGGTCCTCCGGCCGCAGCCACTCGTCCCGGTGCAGGGCAGCAATAGGCTGCTCTGAGGTGGCAATCAGGTATTTCTCATCATAGGAGTTGTCATCAGACTTCTCACTGCCTTTGCCAATCACCTGTAGGAGGAGGGACCCACACTATTGAAGCTGGAGAGCCCCTCGGCTTGTGTCAGAAGCCACAGGAAAGACACAGTGATGGGACAAGAAGGGCTTCCTTCAATCCCTGCCTGGGAGTGGGGAGGAATGCGCTTCCCTCTCTTGATAGACAGAAAAGAAATGCATGGCATGCCTAGAACCCTGGCTTTCAGGAGGCTGCAGCAGAGGATcctgagtttgaaggcagcctgggatACCTAGTGAGGCCAACTCAAAGCCCcacaaagacaaagaaatgcaaaacttatctggcaggtgtggtggcgcacacctttaatcccagcactgaggcggcagaggtaggaggattgctgaaagtttgaacccaccctaagactacatagtgaattccaggtcagcctggattagagtgagacccctacctcaaaaaataaaaacaaaacaaaacaaaaaaatgagttaaGTGATGTCTTTCTTTTTGCAATGATACACACAGACATAGCCTGCTTTCCTGTGCATAGGTCTAGTCTGGTGGAAGTTATCCTTAAAGACTAAAgaaggagggactggagagatggcttagtggttaaggcgtttgtctgcaaagccaaacgatcccAGTTTGATGCTCCATCCCAgtttgatgctccaggtcccatgtaagccagatgcacagggggcacaggtgtctggaattcatttgcagtggttggaggtactggaacgcccattctctccctttctctctgcctctttctatcaaataaataaatagaatatattttaaaaaagaataaagaaggatAAGTAGTAAATCGTTAATGATTTGTGATGCTGTTGATGATTTAGCGGGAAAGCTGGGAAAGTTTCATTTTTGCAAAGAAACCAACAATGCTGCCATTGCAACAAAGACTGACAAGGTTTAACACCTGGTGGTACTGGATGAGGAACTTGACATTTCTCACGATGAGCTTAGAGACAAACTACCGAAACAGCAAGCTCGCTCCACTGTGTGCAGTCAGAAATGTCAACAGGATGATGGAACCGTTTCATACTCCTGCGCTTTACTTTCTCCAGTTCTGCTGGATGCTATCCTGGGCAAGAGGTGCTGGAGCTAGTCCACATGGCTGACTATGGTATTTGAAATATGAAAAACTGAAGTCATAATTGAAGAATGGTTATGAGGAAAATGGATTTTTCCACTAATGTGAATTTGTGTTTCTAAACTATTTTTATGCTAACCTGACCTTACTGAAACCAGACATAAGTACTTATTTATGGCTAAATATGCACTGTTATGTGCAGTTTGTTTATTGCATTAAAGTCTTTATTTGTGCAACGCTTGAACAAAGTGGACATCGTCTTCATAGTAATGAAActtgttttctttgtatttgcAATTGTTAAGTGGACAACGTTTCCCCAGGGACATTGTTCACTCTTGTAACTAATTCCTCTAACATGGTTCATTCAGCatttgttaccttttttttttttttttttttttttttttggtttttgtggagattgggtctcattctatcccaggctgacctggagctcactctgtagttccatgctggcctagaaagcacagttatcctcctacctctgactcttaaatgctgagattaaaggtgtgtaccacagtgACTGGCTctgttacatttctttttaacattgggtttttgtttttttatatttatttatgtattggtttttcaaggtagcgtcttgctctagctcaggctgaccttgaattcactatgtagtctcagatggccttgaactcatggccatcctcctacttctgccttccaagtgttgggattaaagacatgcaccaccatgcctggcttttttttttttttccagagaccaagagaaagagaaggagacaggagagagaactggcacaccagggcctcagccactgaatcaaactccagacacttgtgccacctagtgggcatgtgcaaccttgcacatgcctcgcctttgtgcatctggcttttccatgggatctggagagatgaacatgagtccttcggctttgcaggcaagagccttaaccactgagccatctctccagccctgtttttttgtttgtttgttttaggcagggtctcactctagctcaaattgctgtaactcactctgtaactccaggttggcctagaactcaaagtaatcctcctacctaggcctcctgagcactgggattaaaagactTGCAccaaccaccatgcctagcttcagaATTTGTTGCTATTTACAGACATCATTGCAAAGTAGGTATTAGATTGTGATAGACAACAGTTGCCTCCTTTTAACCAGTCCTGGAGATTAACAGTTTATACATGAGGATAGCATATTATCACTTGTCAATGAAGCTCATTTGGGGTTAAAGTCTTAAATGACTCAGTTTTAAGCCATGGATAATAATTTATAATAGTTTAACCTGCACTgcatttttcatcattttatacGTTGGTTTCCTATATGATTGTAATCAAATCTAGAAACTACATCAatcactcattcttttttttattacttatttttttaagttctcaaaaatgttttatttttatttattaatttatttgacagagaagggggggagagagagagaatgggcatgccagagcctccagccactgcaaacgaacttcagatgtgtacgcccccttgtacatctggctaacatgggtcctacttatttatttattttttatcatttgcaaaagaaaatgaataataatgaaTGGATGTGCACCAGGTCCTGTTGCCACGACAGACATCTGGCTTTCAGCCGGGTGTCGATCACTCATTCTTTAAGGTCTAGGAGCTAGATTTTACGAAAGCTGTAATTATTAGACTTTGTTCTTATGGAAAATAACATCTTAGGCTTAGAAACTGATGAGTTGTAATAATAAAGGGCTTCATTCCTGATTATGTCACTTCTAGA from Jaculus jaculus isolate mJacJac1 chromosome 19, mJacJac1.mat.Y.cur, whole genome shotgun sequence includes the following:
- the Sars1 gene encoding serine--tRNA ligase, cytoplasmic isoform X2 is translated as MVLDLDLFRVDKGGDPALIRETQEKRFKDPGLVDQLVKADSEWRRCRFRADNLNKLKNLCSKTIGEKMKKKEPVGDDESVPENVLNFDDLTADKLATLKVSQIKKVRLLVDEAIVKCDGERIKLEAERFESLREIGNLLHPSVPISNDEDNDNKVERIWGDCAVRKKYSHVDLVVMVDGFEGEKGAVVAGSRGYFLKGPLVFLEQALIQFALRTLGSRGYTPIYTPFFMRKEVMQEVAQLSQFDEELYKVIGKGSEKSDDNSYDEKYLIATSEQPIAALHRDEWLRPEDLPIKYAGLSTCFRQEVGSHGRDTRGIFRVHQFEKIEQFVYSSPHDNKSWEMFEEMIATAEDFYQSLGIPYHIVNIVSGSLNHAASKKLDLEAWFPGSGAFRELVSCSNCTDYQARRLRIRYGQTKKMMDKVEFVHMLNATMCATTRTICAILENYQTEKGIIVPEKLKEFMPPGLQELIPFVKPAPIDQEPSKKQKKQHEGSKRKVVAGEVALESKLQSMEVTDA
- the Sars1 gene encoding serine--tRNA ligase, cytoplasmic isoform X1, encoding MVLDLDLFRVDKGGDPALIRETQEKRFKDPGLVDQLVKADSEWRRCRFRADNLNKLKNLCSKTIGEKMKKKEPVGDDESVPENVLNFDDLTADKLATLKVSQIKKVRLLVDEAIVKCDGERIKLEAERFESLREIGNLLHPSVPISNDEDNDNKVERIWGDCAVRKKYSHVDLVVMVDGFEGEKGAVVAGSRGYFLKGPLVFLEQALIQFALRTLGSRGYTPIYTPFFMRKEVMQEVAQLSQFDEELYKVIGKGSEKSDDNSYDEKYLIATSEQPIAALHRDEWLRPEDLPIKYAGLSTCFRQEVGSHGRDTRGIFRVHQFEKIEQFVYSSPHDNKSWEMFEEMIATAEDFYQSLGIPYHIVNIVSGSLNHAASKKLDLEAWFPGSGAFRELVSCSNCTDYQARRLRIRYGQTKKMMDKRKNNLRLPTQIKLEAVSSLFSPKKVEFVHMLNATMCATTRTICAILENYQTEKGIIVPEKLKEFMPPGLQELIPFVKPAPIDQEPSKKQKKQHEGSKRKVVAGEVALESKLQSMEVTDA